The following proteins are encoded in a genomic region of Flammeovirga pectinis:
- a CDS encoding bifunctional 4-hydroxy-2-oxoglutarate aldolase/2-dehydro-3-deoxy-phosphogluconate aldolase, whose product MARFTRIEVAQKMKEVGIVPVYYHPSPEVCWDVLYACYQAGVRVFEFTNRGDNADKVFDHLVQKIPQFAPEMILGIGSIVDAVTAGIYIQKGADFIVCPILNEEIAKICNRRKIAWSPGCGTVSEISRAEELGAEVVKIFPGLQVGGPEFVKAVKGPMPWSSIMPTGGVQPTFEDLDAWFKSGVHCVGLGSQLMDKQLIAKRDYSALKAKIEDVVNIANQCLAEKSGFALV is encoded by the coding sequence ATGGCTAGGTTTACTAGAATTGAAGTGGCACAGAAGATGAAAGAAGTAGGTATTGTACCTGTTTATTATCATCCAAGTCCAGAAGTTTGTTGGGATGTTTTGTATGCTTGTTATCAGGCAGGAGTTCGTGTATTTGAATTCACAAATAGAGGAGATAATGCGGATAAAGTATTTGATCATCTAGTACAAAAGATACCACAATTTGCACCAGAAATGATTTTAGGAATTGGTTCTATTGTAGATGCAGTTACTGCTGGAATTTACATTCAGAAAGGTGCAGACTTTATTGTTTGTCCAATTCTAAACGAAGAAATTGCTAAAATTTGTAACCGTAGAAAAATAGCTTGGTCACCAGGTTGTGGTACAGTTTCAGAAATTTCTAGAGCAGAAGAACTAGGGGCAGAAGTAGTAAAAATATTCCCTGGGCTTCAAGTAGGTGGACCTGAGTTTGTAAAGGCTGTAAAAGGCCCAATGCCTTGGTCTAGTATAATGCCAACAGGAGGCGTTCAGCCAACTTTTGAAGATTTAGACGCTTGGTTTAAATCGGGTGTTCATTGTGTAGGTTTAGGCTCACAATTAATGGACAAACAACTAATTGCAAAAAGAGATTACTCAGCTTTAAAAGCAAAAATTGAAGATGTTGTTAACATTGCAAATCAATGTTTAGCAGAAAAATCTGGCTTTGCTTTAGTGTAG
- a CDS encoding sugar kinase: MKIVTFGELLFRFSPVGNQRFSQASSYEATVGGAEANIAMSLAQYGDNVEYVTVVPNDELGLSAVREVKKWGVNIDPILYQGNKMGFYFLEKGGSLRGGSVIYDRAGSSFTEIDANTFDWDELLKDADWFHWSGITPALSQGAAEASLAAIQAANRKGIPVSCDLNYRSKLWKYGVDPKEVMPELIKGTSIVLANEEDVAMYLGIKPSESDYEHIEGFDKRCYKFISEALVEQFPNIDCVVTTLRQTINASHNRWSGVTYNGCEFIQGDVHEIPSIVDRVGGGDSFMAAYIHGKTNFNDDQKTLDFALAASAYKLSIPGDYNIATEQEVFQIMDKSSIKKINR; this comes from the coding sequence ATGAAAATAGTAACTTTTGGAGAATTACTATTCCGTTTCTCACCAGTAGGAAATCAAAGATTTTCTCAGGCTTCATCTTATGAAGCCACGGTGGGGGGTGCGGAAGCAAACATAGCCATGTCATTAGCTCAATATGGAGATAATGTGGAATATGTAACTGTTGTTCCTAATGACGAATTAGGCTTATCAGCAGTAAGAGAGGTGAAAAAATGGGGTGTTAATATAGACCCTATTTTATACCAAGGTAACAAAATGGGTTTCTACTTTTTAGAAAAAGGTGGCTCATTGCGTGGAGGTAGTGTAATTTATGACCGTGCAGGATCATCTTTTACAGAAATTGATGCAAATACTTTTGATTGGGATGAGCTTCTTAAAGATGCAGATTGGTTTCATTGGTCTGGTATTACTCCAGCTTTGTCTCAGGGTGCAGCAGAAGCAAGTTTAGCAGCTATTCAAGCCGCAAATAGAAAAGGTATTCCAGTATCTTGTGATTTAAATTATAGAAGTAAACTTTGGAAGTATGGTGTAGATCCAAAAGAGGTAATGCCAGAACTTATAAAAGGTACATCTATAGTTTTAGCGAACGAAGAAGATGTTGCAATGTACTTAGGTATTAAGCCTTCTGAGAGCGATTATGAGCATATTGAAGGATTTGATAAACGTTGTTATAAGTTTATTAGTGAGGCTTTAGTAGAGCAATTTCCTAACATAGACTGCGTGGTTACTACATTACGTCAGACAATTAATGCGTCGCATAACAGATGGTCTGGTGTAACATACAATGGCTGTGAGTTTATTCAAGGAGATGTTCATGAAATTCCATCAATTGTTGACAGAGTAGGAGGAGGAGATTCTTTTATGGCTGCATATATACATGGAAAAACAAACTTTAACGACGATCAAAAGACGTTAGATTTTGCATTAGCAGCATCAGCTTATAAGCTTTCTATACCTGGCGATTATAATATTGCTACAGAACAGGAAGTTTTCCAGATAATGGACAAGAGCAGTATCAAAAAGATAAATAGATAA
- a CDS encoding SDR family NAD(P)-dependent oxidoreductase produces MDLSNKVAIVTGGARDIGKAISKKLAAEGAKVVINYFDNEEQANQTLIEIKAAGGEATLCQGDMTNPVDVQKVVKHSLDIYGDNIHILVNVAGGLVARKKLDEMDLNFFNFVIQLNLNSVYLMTQAVVPHMPSGGSILNFASQAGKDGGGPGASAYATAKGAVMTFTRSMAKELGPKNIRVNSLCPGMIATTFHDTFTNTAVREKVAVSTPLGREGNADEVANFVACISSSESSFVTGTNIDINGGLMFS; encoded by the coding sequence ATGGATTTATCAAATAAAGTAGCAATTGTAACAGGTGGAGCGAGAGATATTGGAAAAGCAATATCTAAAAAATTAGCAGCAGAAGGTGCTAAAGTGGTTATCAATTATTTTGATAACGAAGAGCAAGCAAATCAAACATTAATTGAAATTAAAGCAGCTGGAGGAGAGGCAACTCTTTGTCAAGGTGATATGACAAACCCAGTTGATGTTCAAAAAGTAGTAAAGCATTCTTTAGATATATATGGTGATAATATCCATATTCTTGTAAATGTTGCAGGTGGTCTTGTAGCAAGAAAGAAACTTGATGAAATGGACTTGAATTTCTTCAACTTTGTAATTCAGTTAAACTTAAATTCAGTTTACTTGATGACACAAGCAGTTGTACCTCATATGCCATCTGGTGGATCTATCTTAAACTTTGCTTCTCAAGCTGGTAAAGATGGTGGTGGACCAGGTGCAAGTGCATACGCAACAGCAAAAGGTGCAGTAATGACGTTTACTCGTTCTATGGCTAAAGAATTAGGACCAAAGAATATTAGAGTAAACTCTTTATGTCCTGGTATGATTGCAACAACTTTCCACGATACGTTTACAAACACTGCTGTTAGAGAAAAAGTAGCGGTTAGTACTCCGTTAGGTCGTGAAGGAAACGCAGATGAAGTAGCAAACTTCGTAGCTTGTATTTCATCTTCAGAATCTTCTTTTGTAACAGGTACAAACATTGATATTAACGGGGGACTAATGTTCTCATAA
- a CDS encoding MFS transporter — protein sequence MENLVKDLPEEKTTEKSSGFKLKGLRWWIIGLVCLATIINYIDRSAMAIMWPAISTDLGMDKSDYALILNVFMVAYAIGQSISGKMFDKIGTRMGFVISISVWGVATMLHSVARGLTSFASFRVMLGMGEAGNWPGAVKNNAEWFPVKERALAQGIFNSGAALGSVVAPPLIAILWASFGWQTTFMFVGVLGLLWIAPWLIMNKGIPVKHPWITDKEKKYILDGNQEEGNDKEEPAKGLSMREILSYKASWAVLASRFFIEPIWWLFVGWMPLYLADTYGFNVKEIGFFSWVPYVGAALGSISGGYFSGKLMLRGASIDKARKQTITIGGIIMFVGLLATIFFADSALKFVLIVATVLYGFQFVISNIQTIPSDLFTGKSVGSLAGLGGTVGVFSVIIMNFLVPIISSYSYTPIFIMIAAFVPLGVASIYLLAKEIKSIK from the coding sequence ATGGAGAATTTAGTAAAAGATTTACCTGAAGAAAAAACCACAGAGAAATCATCAGGGTTTAAATTAAAAGGATTGAGATGGTGGATTATTGGGTTAGTATGTTTAGCAACAATAATTAACTATATAGACCGTTCTGCAATGGCTATTATGTGGCCAGCAATCTCGACAGATTTAGGAATGGATAAGAGTGATTATGCATTAATTCTTAATGTATTTATGGTAGCATATGCTATTGGTCAGTCTATATCTGGTAAAATGTTTGATAAAATTGGTACACGAATGGGATTTGTAATCTCAATTTCGGTATGGGGTGTTGCTACTATGCTACACTCTGTTGCAAGAGGTTTAACTTCTTTTGCCTCTTTTAGAGTAATGTTAGGTATGGGCGAGGCTGGTAACTGGCCAGGTGCTGTAAAGAATAATGCAGAGTGGTTTCCGGTAAAAGAAAGAGCTTTGGCACAAGGGATTTTTAATTCTGGAGCAGCGTTAGGTTCTGTAGTAGCACCACCATTAATTGCAATTTTATGGGCAAGTTTCGGATGGCAAACTACATTTATGTTTGTAGGTGTATTAGGCTTGTTATGGATTGCACCTTGGTTAATTATGAACAAAGGTATTCCAGTAAAACACCCATGGATTACAGACAAAGAGAAAAAATATATTCTTGATGGAAATCAGGAAGAAGGTAACGATAAAGAGGAGCCAGCAAAAGGGTTAAGTATGAGAGAAATATTATCATACAAAGCATCTTGGGCAGTGTTAGCATCACGTTTCTTTATAGAGCCAATTTGGTGGTTATTTGTAGGTTGGATGCCTTTATACTTGGCAGATACTTATGGGTTTAATGTAAAAGAAATTGGATTCTTCTCTTGGGTTCCTTATGTAGGAGCAGCGTTAGGTAGTATCTCTGGAGGTTATTTTTCTGGTAAATTAATGCTAAGAGGAGCTTCTATAGATAAAGCAAGAAAACAAACAATTACAATTGGTGGTATAATAATGTTTGTAGGTCTTTTAGCAACAATTTTCTTTGCAGATTCTGCGTTAAAATTTGTACTAATTGTAGCTACAGTATTGTACGGTTTCCAATTTGTAATCAGTAATATTCAAACAATTCCAAGTGATTTATTTACGGGTAAATCAGTAGGGTCTTTAGCAGGACTAGGAGGAACAGTAGGCGTCTTTTCTGTGATCATTATGAACTTCCTTGTGCCAATTATATCAAGCTATTCTTACACTCCAATATTTATTATGATTGCAGCATTTGTGCCGCTAGGAGTAGCATCAATATATCTTCTTGCTAAGGAAATAAAGTCAATAAAGTAA
- a CDS encoding alginate lyase family protein, with the protein MKEFIYILVSAIIVQTPLFGQQTYPTLSVTKGEVVEIRSALGQGTLFDTSIDKVRAQVDQFVTTGLDVPVPKDLAGGYTHEQHKKNFLILQKAGLLFQITEEEKYAILIKETLFKYREMYPKLERHPSTKSYARGKLFWQCLNDANWLVYVSQAYDCIYDWLSEKERKELNKELFVPMANFLSVETPRFFNRLHNHSTWANAAVGMIGLVMENEDLVQKALNGLPMSKEALKDNDGGSITLKGQKKAGFLAQIDFSFSPDGYYTEGPYYQRYAMYPFLIFALALDNSKPEVKIFEYNNEVLIKGVYALLNQTNAKGEFFPLNDAQKGMSYFSRELKLALSLAYQYGTKDPSLLSLIELQESVPLIYSGMQAALAIKEGKTIPFVKKSVMLRDGAKGDEGAIGILRADKEGEVDLIMKYAKHGMGHGHFDRLSYSMFYGEQEVLQDYGAARWVNINQKDGGGYLKENKTWAKQTVAHNTVVVDEKSQFRGKVKAADAIAPTSYIFDVDNPNLQVVSAKDTNCYTGVELQRTMILLKDSSFENPLVLDLFAVNSEEEHDLLLPYYYKGQLMQTNIDFKQSTTLSAMGESDGFQHLWKEAEGKAAEGVTQINWFDKATFFTLTSTTTASDNIITAHIGANDPNFNLRHDPAFFLQKKGKKGRTLFASILETHGKYSRVSEFATNAYGSITDITIIDNTSEYTVVNFTNKQDEEWTFIISNKQRSDASKHRLTIENREIKWGGPFTLFKNELEQ; encoded by the coding sequence GTGAAAGAATTTATTTACATATTAGTTTCAGCGATAATAGTTCAGACACCTCTATTTGGTCAACAGACTTACCCTACTTTGTCTGTTACCAAAGGAGAGGTTGTTGAAATCCGATCAGCACTCGGACAAGGAACATTATTTGATACTTCTATTGACAAAGTACGTGCGCAAGTTGATCAATTTGTAACTACAGGATTAGACGTTCCTGTACCAAAAGATTTAGCTGGAGGATATACACACGAACAACATAAAAAGAACTTCTTGATTTTGCAGAAAGCAGGACTCCTTTTTCAAATTACAGAAGAAGAAAAGTATGCAATCTTAATTAAAGAAACATTATTTAAGTACAGAGAGATGTATCCTAAATTGGAGAGACATCCTTCTACAAAGTCGTATGCTAGAGGAAAATTATTCTGGCAATGTTTAAACGACGCCAATTGGTTAGTCTATGTAAGCCAAGCCTATGATTGTATTTACGATTGGTTAAGTGAAAAAGAAAGAAAGGAGTTAAATAAAGAATTATTTGTGCCTATGGCCAACTTTCTTTCAGTAGAAACACCTCGCTTTTTTAATAGACTACATAACCACAGTACTTGGGCAAATGCCGCTGTTGGGATGATTGGTTTAGTAATGGAAAATGAAGACTTAGTACAAAAAGCATTAAATGGTTTGCCAATGTCTAAGGAAGCATTAAAAGATAATGATGGAGGGTCTATCACATTAAAAGGCCAAAAGAAAGCAGGTTTCTTAGCACAGATAGATTTCTCTTTTTCTCCTGACGGATATTATACTGAAGGGCCTTATTACCAACGTTATGCAATGTATCCTTTCTTAATTTTTGCGTTGGCATTAGATAACTCTAAACCAGAAGTAAAGATTTTTGAATACAATAACGAGGTATTGATAAAAGGAGTGTATGCACTTCTTAATCAGACGAATGCAAAAGGAGAGTTTTTTCCTTTAAATGATGCACAGAAAGGCATGTCATATTTTTCTAGAGAGTTAAAATTGGCTTTATCTTTAGCTTATCAATATGGAACAAAAGACCCTAGTTTATTATCATTAATAGAACTGCAAGAAAGTGTACCATTGATTTACTCAGGTATGCAAGCAGCACTAGCAATTAAAGAAGGTAAAACTATTCCTTTTGTGAAGAAAAGTGTAATGTTGAGAGACGGAGCAAAAGGAGATGAAGGTGCTATTGGTATTCTTAGAGCAGACAAAGAAGGTGAAGTTGACCTTATAATGAAATATGCAAAACATGGTATGGGACATGGTCATTTTGATCGTTTATCATACAGTATGTTTTACGGAGAGCAAGAAGTTCTACAAGATTATGGAGCAGCCAGATGGGTTAATATAAATCAAAAAGATGGTGGTGGCTACTTAAAAGAAAACAAGACATGGGCAAAGCAGACAGTGGCCCATAACACGGTTGTTGTCGATGAAAAATCGCAATTTAGAGGAAAAGTAAAGGCCGCTGATGCTATTGCCCCAACATCATATATTTTTGATGTAGACAACCCTAACTTACAGGTTGTGAGTGCAAAAGACACAAACTGTTACACAGGAGTAGAATTACAAAGAACAATGATCTTGTTAAAAGATAGTAGTTTTGAAAATCCTTTAGTTTTGGATCTGTTTGCGGTAAACTCAGAAGAAGAGCACGACTTATTATTACCTTATTACTATAAGGGACAGTTAATGCAGACAAATATTGATTTTAAACAATCAACAACGTTATCTGCAATGGGAGAGTCTGATGGTTTTCAGCATTTATGGAAAGAAGCAGAAGGAAAAGCAGCAGAGGGAGTAACACAAATCAATTGGTTTGATAAAGCTACTTTCTTTACACTAACAAGTACAACTACTGCTTCGGATAACATTATAACAGCACATATAGGAGCTAACGATCCTAACTTTAATTTAAGACACGATCCAGCGTTTTTTCTTCAGAAGAAAGGAAAAAAAGGAAGAACATTATTTGCATCAATTTTAGAAACTCATGGTAAATACTCTAGAGTGAGTGAGTTTGCAACTAATGCCTACGGTAGCATTACAGATATTACAATAATAGACAATACATCAGAGTACACAGTAGTTAACTTTACTAACAAACAAGATGAAGAATGGACCTTCATTATATCAAACAAACAACGTAGCGATGCCTCGAAACATCGCCTAACTATCGAGAATAGAGAGATTAAATGGGGTGGTCCATTCACCCTTTTTAAGAATGAATTAGAGCAATAA
- a CDS encoding polysaccharide lyase 6 family protein yields MKQITLTSTLILLTLLFVHANIATAKDILVNNKEELSKALKEVQPGHVILLKNGTWTDVEIKLKGKGTEENKIVLKAETPGKVFLEGQSYLRISGSYIVVSDLVFRNGFTPTSSVISFRTSSKELAYNCRVTNCVVEDYSNTERYDSDKWVEVFGKNNSFDHNALVGKRNKGVTLAVRLNSEESLENNHVIAYNYFGGRQNLGSNGGETLRIGTSHYSRSNSNTTVKNNYFEACDGELEIVSNKSCGNTYQNNVFDECKGTLTLRHGERTLVEGNYFIGNRKHNTGGIRVINEHQTVKNNYLSGLTGYRFRGALVVMNGIYNSPINRYNQVIGAKITNNLLIDSDHVQLCAGSDKERSATPIESVMKNNLFFTATNNNLFTVYDNIEGIDFENNYVNKGENTPVEEGFTFVDYQLEENEFGLRVPKKKLLKKIGFEGDVKLPVTKEEVGPSYYKKEVKELAFNTGKVIKVAAGDDTLIDAAKKSNAGDILELENGGVYSLSKILFVNHPITIRGAEGEKPVVRSEKAVFFKIENGGALKLNHLVIDGADSPDQSGNCVVSTSKYSMNENYKFITLDCDVKQLNINHTFSFLKIYASTMADSVVIENSTFTDVTGSILSLDKEIEDLGMYNAEYVIIKNSKFTKIGDTIADVYRGGTDESTFGPNVAITKCDFTDVGNSKRNKDNSSLAFHGVQNLQVADCNWKDSAPVQLFLTNGEPISNLNNCVFDNTEQIISNNNSYTTKNIQVIN; encoded by the coding sequence ATGAAACAAATTACACTTACTTCAACCCTAATTTTACTTACCCTTTTATTTGTTCACGCAAACATTGCTACGGCAAAAGATATATTGGTGAACAATAAAGAGGAATTATCAAAAGCATTAAAAGAAGTTCAACCTGGTCATGTAATCTTATTAAAGAATGGAACATGGACAGACGTTGAAATAAAATTGAAAGGAAAAGGTACTGAAGAAAATAAAATTGTACTAAAAGCTGAAACACCAGGTAAAGTGTTTTTAGAAGGACAATCTTATTTACGTATCTCTGGTAGTTATATTGTTGTAAGTGATTTAGTATTTAGAAATGGTTTTACACCAACAAGTTCAGTAATTAGCTTCCGTACTTCTTCTAAAGAATTAGCATATAATTGTAGAGTAACAAACTGTGTTGTTGAAGACTACAGTAACACCGAAAGATATGATAGTGATAAGTGGGTTGAAGTTTTTGGTAAAAACAATTCATTTGACCATAATGCATTAGTAGGAAAAAGAAATAAAGGTGTAACTCTTGCTGTAAGATTAAACAGTGAAGAGAGCTTAGAAAATAACCATGTAATTGCTTATAATTATTTTGGAGGACGTCAAAATTTAGGGAGTAATGGTGGAGAAACTTTACGTATTGGAACAAGCCATTATTCAAGAAGTAATTCGAACACAACGGTAAAGAACAATTACTTTGAAGCATGTGATGGTGAACTAGAAATTGTATCAAACAAATCTTGTGGAAATACATACCAAAATAATGTTTTTGATGAGTGTAAAGGTACACTAACACTTCGTCATGGAGAGAGAACACTAGTAGAAGGAAATTACTTTATTGGTAACAGAAAGCACAATACTGGTGGTATTAGAGTAATTAATGAGCATCAAACAGTAAAAAATAATTATTTAAGTGGTTTAACAGGTTACCGTTTTAGAGGAGCCTTGGTAGTAATGAATGGTATTTATAATTCACCTATCAACCGTTATAATCAAGTAATTGGAGCAAAGATTACAAATAACTTATTAATAGACTCAGACCATGTTCAATTGTGTGCTGGTAGTGATAAAGAAAGATCTGCTACACCTATTGAATCAGTAATGAAAAACAACCTTTTCTTTACAGCAACAAACAATAACTTATTTACAGTTTATGATAATATTGAAGGTATTGACTTTGAAAATAATTATGTAAATAAAGGAGAGAATACTCCAGTAGAAGAAGGCTTTACATTTGTAGATTATCAGCTAGAAGAAAATGAGTTTGGTTTACGTGTTCCTAAAAAGAAATTACTTAAAAAAATAGGTTTTGAAGGAGATGTTAAACTACCTGTAACGAAAGAAGAAGTTGGCCCTTCTTATTACAAAAAAGAAGTAAAAGAATTAGCATTTAACACTGGTAAAGTGATTAAAGTAGCAGCTGGTGATGATACACTAATTGATGCAGCTAAGAAAAGTAATGCAGGTGATATTTTAGAATTAGAGAATGGCGGAGTATATAGTTTATCTAAGATACTATTTGTAAACCACCCGATAACAATTAGAGGTGCTGAAGGAGAAAAGCCAGTAGTTAGATCTGAAAAAGCAGTTTTCTTTAAAATTGAAAACGGTGGAGCTTTAAAATTGAATCATTTAGTGATAGATGGAGCAGATTCTCCAGACCAATCAGGTAACTGTGTGGTAAGTACAAGTAAGTACTCTATGAACGAAAATTATAAATTTATCACTTTAGATTGTGATGTTAAGCAATTAAATATCAATCATACTTTTAGTTTCTTAAAGATTTATGCTAGTACAATGGCAGATTCTGTAGTAATAGAAAATTCTACTTTTACAGATGTGACTGGCTCTATTCTATCATTAGATAAGGAAATTGAAGACCTAGGAATGTATAACGCAGAGTATGTAATAATAAAGAACTCTAAGTTTACAAAAATAGGAGATACTATTGCAGATGTCTACAGAGGCGGAACAGATGAGAGTACTTTTGGACCTAACGTTGCCATTACAAAATGTGATTTCACAGACGTTGGTAATAGCAAAAGAAACAAAGACAATTCGTCTTTAGCATTCCATGGAGTACAAAATTTACAAGTAGCTGATTGTAATTGGAAAGACAGTGCACCTGTGCAATTGTTCTTAACAAACGGAGAACCTATCTCTAACTTAAACAATTGTGTGTTCGATAACACAGAACAAATTATATCGAACAACAACAGCTATACTACAAAGAATATTCAAGTGATAAACTAA
- a CDS encoding PKD domain-containing protein, whose product MKIKLSTSLTKNIFVAVTALFTMTACTEELPGVGSIPDLTPPSADFSYKSSIANFKQVDFTNLSISAGNFTWDFADGTTSEEQDPSHVFAGEGSYDVMLKATDGNGVQSDTVITVSIVDELVPEFACNSFECSDRSVWGSFSGSGSPTPPDGDTGAKLQSATHVLDQTIKVTGGVTYNVSFHYVSASSSGTSCGQFLLEDPDNGVTFVEEGIELTPNASDYVYKSFVINTEVNTENLRFYLLPGDVTGRYDLVEIKKVD is encoded by the coding sequence GAAAATTAAATTAAGCACTTCGCTAACTAAAAATATATTTGTAGCAGTTACGGCGTTATTTACGATGACTGCATGTACAGAAGAATTGCCAGGTGTTGGATCTATTCCAGATTTAACTCCTCCATCAGCAGACTTCAGCTATAAGTCGAGCATAGCAAATTTTAAGCAAGTAGACTTCACTAATCTTTCTATTAGCGCAGGTAATTTTACTTGGGATTTTGCAGACGGAACTACATCAGAAGAACAAGATCCATCTCACGTATTTGCAGGAGAAGGAAGCTACGATGTAATGTTAAAGGCAACAGACGGAAATGGTGTACAAAGTGATACGGTAATTACTGTATCTATTGTAGATGAATTAGTTCCAGAATTTGCTTGTAATAGTTTTGAATGCTCAGACCGTAGTGTTTGGGGTAGCTTTTCAGGTTCTGGTTCTCCAACACCTCCTGATGGAGATACTGGAGCAAAATTACAGTCTGCTACTCATGTTTTGGATCAGACAATAAAAGTAACTGGTGGTGTAACTTACAATGTAAGTTTCCATTATGTAAGTGCTTCTAGTTCAGGAACATCTTGCGGTCAGTTCTTATTAGAAGACCCAGATAATGGAGTAACATTTGTAGAAGAAGGAATAGAGTTAACACCTAATGCTTCTGATTATGTTTATAAAAGTTTCGTCATTAATACTGAGGTAAATACAGAAAACTTACGTTTTTACCTTTTACCTGGTGATGTTACAGGCCGCTATGACTTAGTGGAGATCAAAAAAGTTGATTAA